A genomic window from Nematostella vectensis chromosome 9, jaNemVect1.1, whole genome shotgun sequence includes:
- the LOC5505427 gene encoding collagen alpha-5(IV) chain, with product MRLGFQCLGFLLAAALAVFNIPATESQAECQGCQACVPRCIGEKGDRGERGFPGLTGSSGLPGFEGPEGIQGPRGFKGDKGEGGAQGMKGPRGKIGRPGFPGRPGIPGLPGNDGPRGEAGEPGCNGTKGEPGFPGGPGRPGIPGVRGQDGVPGPKGEPGRAPTLLKGVKGEPGPEGPQGPPGVRGDTGFPGLNGTQGLPGPKGPPGPTGPEGPKGNMGISFKGPQGMKGDKGTKGARGPPGGGSGGSGCNGTTIFKGPPGAPGEKGEPGKQGEKGEEGRPGLPGAQGIEGPKGERGEPGNQGLKGDRGVDGNPGPIGPLGDPGNKGDQGPPGEPGASGRPGIPGRPGTQGAKGSTGLPGIGPPGPDGDRGPQGPTGFPGTKGNQGIAGPPGQIGDPGKMGPQGFKGDPGPPGPPGEVGVPGAPGMKGPIGKPGPVGDAGAPGEKGARGLSIQGTPGMDGKRGPRGPIGEKGPTGFPGPPGDSDYGPPGDKGLKGNTGPPGDEGVPGPIGPKGDKCEACPKPPPGPAGEPGSPGLPGEDGAIGSRGLPGPSGEPGKPGPAGRAGLAGQDGLPGTPGTKGEPGPTGEKGEVFRIKGEKGAKGQQGGIGNPGPPGLRGDVGPPGEQGPTGVPGTKGLKGERGIDGRPGQNGTAGFSGQKGEKGLEGITITGEKGNPGPKGDRGIQGPKGLPGPKGGKGESWTSGGVGQIKQGPPGDPGNPGTDGLPGAPGRDGIDGVRGPKGEPGSDGMKGEAGVGIDGPPGPPGPPGVTGEQGVKGDTGPSGEPGPAGPPGPLGTPGTQGAKGEPGPLGTPGRQGLAGPPGRDGMKGDPGPRGRDGLPGEPGARGDIGSRGLPGEDGPRGPPGIQGMKGAKGDAITGPTGPPGPPGLPGRPGLKGERGRDGLDGQNGLPGIPGPKGDTGPVGPPGRPGLPGPVGKEGPPGEDGNIGEKGYAGLPGPRGETGEKGLDGPSGPPGTPGQPGPPGPRGPEGRQGFPGFKGNQGEKGRMGPPGTSEPGNVPGPKGDPGPAGPRGPAGRNGIDGLPGTKGEPGSLGEKGDAGIPGQRGLTGNPGLPGAQGLKGEPGRDGQNGSPGRKGEPGPAGKNGINGLDGPPGPDGPAGVQGVKGDPGVGQPGLPGPPGPKGERGVNGFPGIKGIQGVQGLEGPPGPPGPPGQIGFTGAKGSKGDQGELVIERGAPGPRGNTGNDGVDGLPGQKGQAGPPGPPGTAGLPGSEGAKGDRGIPGLNGLSGIPGERGPVGPAGPPGLPGRAGQAGPKGETGLPGMPGLDGEKGSAGVPGIPGGPGGRGFKGDQGPPGLNGNPGAPGVDGPTGPKGESGIAGLDGPKGEPGLPGRDGPAGEKGSPGLSGLRGDKGDRGLPGPSGPPGEEGARGSDGFPGIPGSKGERGLIGPKGIKGERGYGKGIPGPRGEKGDSGFPGINGPPGPPGQRGYEGARGPPGAKGQAGEDGRPGVPGEDGFPGIEGPLGEKGATGLPGLTGSIGVPGPPGYSDFGFFLTRHSQTVRVPRCPEDRPPLWEGYSLLYVQGNERAHGQDLGSPGSCIQRFSTMPFLFCNINNVCNLASRNDYSFWLSTPEPIPMMPVQETNVQPYIGRCAVCEVSSHVMAVHSQSITVPSCPSGWSPLWQGYSFLMHTSAGNDGSGQLLSSPGSCLEDFRAHPFIECHGRGTCHYYGSTYSFWLATVDQNKQFRIPKPETLKAGNLRERVSRCQVCQKNIRSGSSSASGARLRN from the exons ATGCG GCTTGGGTTCCAGTGCTTGGGTTTTCTCCTAGCCGCGGCTTTGGCCGTATTCAATATCCCAGCGACAGAGTCACAAGCTGAA tGCCAAGGCTGCCAGGCGTGTGTTCCCAGATGTATTGGTGAGAAAGGAGATCGG gGAGAAAGAGGTTTTCCTGGATTAACAGGGTCTTCTGGTCTACCT GGATTCGAAGGCCCAGAGGGTATCCAAGGACCCAGAGGCTTCAAG GGTGACAAGGGAGAGGGAGGAGCTCAGGGCATGAAAGGCCCAAGG GGCAAAATTGGAAGACCAGGTTTCCCCGGAAGACCTGGAATACCT GGATTACCTGGAAATGATGGTCCGCGTGGAGAAGCCGGAGAGCCAGGTTGCAATGGTACCAAG GGTGAGCCCGGATTTCCTGGCGGCCCTGGAAGGCCTGGTATTCCTGGAGTTAGA GGCCAAGATGGTGTTCCTGGACCAAAAGGTGAACCAGGTCGAGCCCCAACTTTACTCAAAGGCGTCAAAGGCGAACCTGGACCAGAAGGACCCCAAGGGCCACCG GGTGTTCGAGGAGATACTGGCTTCCCTGGTCTGAATGGTACCCAAGGATTGCCTGGACCAAAAGGACCACCAGGGCCCACAGGCCCAGAAGGGCCAAAG GGCAACATGGGTATTTCATTTAAAGGACCACAAGGAATGAAGGGTGACAAAGGTACAAAAGGTGCCAGAGGACCCCCTGGGGGTGGTAGTGGAGGAAGTGGGTGCAATGGTACTACAATCTTT aaaGGACCCCCTGGAGCTCCTGGAGAGAAG GGAGAGCCGGGTAAACAGGGAGAAAAGGGTGAAGAAGGAAGGCCCGGATTACCT GGTGCGCAAGGAATCGAGGGCCCAAAAGGTGAACGTGGGGAGCCTGGGAACCAAGGTCTGAAG GGCGATAGAGGAGTAGATGGTAATCCCGGACCAATTGGACCTTTG GGAGACCCAGGTAACAAAGGTGACCAAGGCCCACCTGGGGAACCTGGGGCGAGTGGAAGGCCTGGTATTCCCGGACGACCTGGAACGCAGGGAGCCAAAGGAAGCACT GGCCTTCCTGGTATCGGACCCCCCGGACCTGATGGCGATAGAGGGCCTCAAGGACCTACTGGCTTTCCAGGGACCAAAGGGAACCAAGGAATTGCTGGACCCCCTGGACAAATCGGAGATCCCGGAAAAATGGGACCCCAAGGCTTCAAAGGCGACCCCGGACCACCCGGTCCACCCGGAGAAGTCGGAGTTCCCGGCGCTCCTGGCATGAAGGGCCCTATTGGTAAACCTGGGCCTGTGGGCGACGCTGGGGCCCCTGGTGAGAAGGGAGCCCGTGGACTAAGCATTCAAGGGACCCCTGGTATGGACGGCAAAAGAGGACCTCGAGGACCCATCGGAGAAAAAGGCCCCACCGGATTCCCCGGACCTCCAG GCGACAGTGACTACGGACCGCCCGGAGATAAAGGTCTGAAGGGTAACACCGGACCCCCTGGTGACGAAGGCGTGCCTGGCCCCATCGGCCCCAAAGGAGACAAATGCGAAGCTTGCCCCAAGCCCCCACCAGGACCTGCCGGAGAACCTGGCTCTCCCGGTCTACCTGGCGAAGATGGTGCTATCGGAAGCAGAGGTCTTCCTGGACCTTCTGGTGAACCTGGAAAGCCTGGTCCTGCTGGCCGTGCTGGACTTGCTGGACAAGAT GGTCTGCCCGGAACACCCGGTACGAAAGGTGAGCCTGGTCCGACTGGAGAGAAGGGAGAAGTGTTCAGGATAAAGGGCGAGAAAGGAGCCAAAGGCCAGCAGGGAGGCATCGGGAACCCTGGACCACCAGGCCTTCGCGGTGACGTGGGACCCCCCGGTGAACAAGGCCCGACAGGCGTTCCTGGTACAAAGGGTTTGAAG GGAGAACGCGGAATTGATGGTCGACCCGGTCAAAATGGCACTGCTGGTTTCTCTGGACAAAAGGGCGAGAAAGGTCTGGAGGGCATTACCATTACCGGAGAGAAAGGCAACCCAGGACCCAAGGGAGACCGTGGAATTCAAGGACCTAAGGGACTTCCTGGACCAAAAGGGGGCAAAG GGGAATCATGGACCTCAGGTGGCGTAGGCCAGATCAAGCAAGGACCTCCCGGAGATCCAGGAAATCCAGGTACTGATGGTCTTCCTGGTGCTCCTGGCCGTGATGGTATCGACGGTGTTCGTGGACCAAAAGGAGAACCTGGCTCTGACGGCATGAAGGGTGAAGCCGGAGTTGGAATCGATGGGCCACCTGGACCACCTGGACCACCGGGTGTAACCGGGGAGCAGGGCGTTAAAGGTGATACCGGTCCAAGTGGTGAACCTGGCCCTGCTGGTCCACCTGGCCCTCTTGGTACTCCCGGAACTCAGGGTGCTAAGGGAGAACCTGGCCCTCTTGGTACTCCTGGTAGACAAGGCCTTGCTGGACCACCAGGTCGTGATGGTATGAAGGGCGACCCTGGGCCGCGTGGTAGAGATGGGCTTCCTGGAGAACCTGGTGCTCGTGGTGATATCGGATCACGTGGTCTTCCTG GTGAAGACGGGCCCCGTGGACCCCCCGGAATCCAGGGGATGAAGGGCGCGAAAGGCGACGCAATCACTGGCCCCACGGGACCACCAGGGCCCCCTGGACTTCCTGGAAGGCCCGGCTTGAAAGGTGAACGAGGCCGTGACGGACTAGATGGACAAAATGGATTACCAGGAATTCCCGGACCAAAGGGAGACACTGGCCCTGTCGGACCTCCTGGAAGACCTGGCCTTCCTGGACCTGTTGGAAAAGAGGGACCACCTGGAGAAGATGGTAACATTGGGGAGAAGGGCTACGCAGGTCTTCCTGGTCCACGAGGAGAAACTGGTGAAAAGGGACTGGACGGACCATCAGGGCCACCTGGAACACCAGGACAACCAG GACCACCCGGCCCGCGCGGACCCGAGGGTCGTCAAGGTTTTCCAGGATTCAAGGGTAACCAGGGAGAGAAGGGACGAATGGGACCTCCTGGCACATCCGAGCCCGGCAATGTTCCGGGTCCCAAGGGAGATCCAGGACCAGCAGGCCCGAGAGGACCCGCTGGCCGAAACG GTATCGACGGATTGCCCGGTACAAAGGGTGAGCCTGGAAGTCTAGGCGAGAAAGGAGATGCTGGTATTCCAGGACAACGTGGCCTTACTGGAAATCCTGGACTACCGGGTGCGCAAGGGCTGAAGGGCGAGCCTGGACGAGACGGACAGAATGGTAGCCCTGGACGCAAAGGGGAGCCTGGCCCCGCTGGAAAGAACGGCATCAACGGACTTGATGGACCACCCGGACCGGACGGACCCGCAG GCGTGCAGGGCGTGAAAGGTGACCCAGGAGTTGGACAACCAGGACTTCCTGGACCACCCGGACCAAAGGGCGAGCGAGGAGTTAACGGCTTCCCTGGCATCAAGGGTATCCAAGGCGTGCAGGGACTGGAGGGTCCACCAGGTCCTCCTGGCCCCCCTGGACAAATAG GATTCACTGGCGCCAAAGGAAGCAAGGGAGACCAAGGAGAACTGGTCATCGAACGTGGCGCCCCTGGACCTCGTGGAAACACCGGTAACGATGGTGTAGATGGGCTTCCTGGACAAAAGGGACAGGCGGGACCACCCGGACCTCCTGGAACTGCCGGATTACCTGGCTCTGAAG GTGCTAAGGGAGACCGAGGCATCCCCGGATTGAATGGCCTGTCAGGAATACCAGGAGAACGCGGTCCTGTCGGACCAGCCGGACCACCTGGCTTGCCTGGACGTGCTGGCCAGGCCGGTCCTAAGGGCGAAACTGGACTTCCTGGAATGCCTGGTTTGGATGGTGAGAAGGGTAGTGCTGGAGTACCTGGAATCCCTGGAGGCCCAGGAGGCAGAGGGTTCAAGGGAGATCAAGGACCACCAG GTCTCAATGGCAACCCCGGTGCCCCTGGCGTGGACGGACCTACAGGACCTAAAGGCGAATCAGGAATCGCGGGACTTGACGGACCAAAAGGTGAGCCTGGTCTACCTGGACGCGACGGGCCTGCTGGTGAGAAGGGCTCTCCAGGACTATCTGGCCTTCGTGGTGACAAGGGAGACAGAGGTCTGCCTGGACCCTCAGGCCCGCCCGGCGAGGAGGGCGCAAGAGGATCTGATGGATTCCCCGGTATTCCTGGCTCCAAGGGTGAACGAGGGCTTATTGGACCCAAGGGAATCAAAGGAGAGCGTGGCTACGGCAAAGGCATTCCTGGACCTCGTGGAGAGAAGGGAGATAGTGGCTTCCCTGGCATTAACGGACCCCCAGGCCCTCCAGGTCAACGGGGCTACGAAGGAGCGCGAGGACCCCCTGGTGCAAAGGGACAGGCTGGAGAGGATGGCCGACCTGGCGTACCAG GCGAGGATGGTTTCCCCGGTATCGAAGGCCCTCTCGGAGAGAAAGGTGCCACTGGCCTGCCTGGACTTACCGGTAGCATTGGAGTCCCAGGTCCCCCAGGTTACTCCGACTTCGGCTTCTTTCTGACCCGCCACAGCCAGACCGTGCGTGTCCCCCGCTGTCCTGAGGATCGCCCTCCGCTATGGGAAGGCTACAGTCTGCTCTACGTCCAAGGAAACGAGCGGGCACACGGTCAAGATCTCGGTAGCCCCGGCTCCTGCATCCAGCGCTTCAGCACCATGCCTTTCCTGTTCTGTAACATCAACAATGTCTGTAATCTCGCCTCAAGAAATGACTATAGCTTCTGGCTATCCACACCTGAGCCTATCCCCATGATGCCGGTACAAGAGACCAATGTCCAGCCCTACATCGGCCGCTGTGCCGTGTGTGAGGTCAGCTCTCACGTGATGGCTGTACACAGCCAGTCCATCACCGTACCAAGCTGCCCCTCGGGTTGGAGTCCACTGTGGCAAGGTTACAGCTTCTTGATG CACACAAGTGCCGGCAATGATGGCTCAGGCCAGCTTCTATCTTCGCCAGGATCTTGTCTCGAGGATTTCCGCGCTCATCCTTTCATCGAGTGCCATGGCCGGGGCACATGCCATTATTACGGTAGCACTTACAGCTTTTGGCTCGCCACTGTCGACCAGAACAAACAGTTCCGCATCCCTAAACCCGAGACGCTCAAAGCCGGCAACCTTCGAGAACGAGTTAGTCGCTGTCAAGTTTGTCAAAAGAACATCCGAAGCGGTTCTTCTAGCGCTTCTGGTGCTCGATTACGAAACTAG